One genomic window of Candidatus Nitrospira inopinata includes the following:
- the dtd gene encoding D-aminoacyl-tRNA deacylase, whose amino-acid sequence MKAVIQRVAHASVTVEEAVVGRIGQGLMVLLGVAKGDTEEDGRYMAEKIRTLRIFPDEAGKMNRSLTDVGGAVLLVSQFTLLGGTTTGRRPSFDEAAPPDEARRLYELVSEELRRQGTVVETGVFAAYMRVALLNDGPVTFIVNSRETRR is encoded by the coding sequence ATGAAAGCCGTGATCCAACGTGTTGCGCACGCCTCGGTGACGGTCGAGGAGGCTGTCGTGGGGCGAATCGGGCAAGGCCTCATGGTCTTGTTGGGCGTCGCCAAGGGCGACACGGAGGAGGACGGACGCTACATGGCCGAGAAGATCAGGACATTGCGTATTTTCCCTGATGAAGCGGGTAAGATGAATCGTTCGCTGACGGATGTGGGCGGGGCCGTTCTGCTGGTGTCTCAGTTCACATTGCTGGGCGGTACGACGACGGGGCGTCGTCCGAGCTTCGATGAGGCCGCGCCGCCCGATGAAGCCAGGCGGTTGTATGAGCTGGTTTCCGAAGAGTTGCGGAGGCAGGGAACGGTCGTCGAGACCGGCGTCTTTGCCGCGTACATGCGAGTGGCGTTGCTGAACGACGGACCGGTCACGTTCATCGTGAACAGCCGAGAAACTCGTCGGTGA
- a CDS encoding isoaspartyl peptidase/L-asparaginase family protein, with protein MILAHGGAGRRSMSGAQRENLRAALEVGYHLLERGAPAAAAVEQAIRVLERSGLFNAGLGARLQLDGARRMDASIMEGRGLRAGAVASMEGVVHPITAARLVMEETDHVLLVGPMATRFAKHFKLERRRSPAPKQVPYDRMLRRARLARQRHGTVGAVALDRCGTVAAGASTGGIARMLPGRVGDTPLIGCGVYADNHAGAVSMTGIGEGIIRLVAAKTICDRLEKGETPASAARHVLKMLVARIQGSAGTLVLAPDGRFTITHVTPHMAAGWWNGKGKPIVGDCFR; from the coding sequence TTGATCCTGGCCCACGGCGGCGCCGGCCGCCGATCGATGAGCGGCGCGCAAAGGGAGAACCTGCGGGCCGCTCTGGAAGTCGGCTACCATCTCTTGGAGCGTGGCGCGCCGGCGGCCGCCGCCGTGGAACAGGCTATTCGCGTACTTGAGCGAAGCGGTCTTTTTAACGCGGGCTTGGGCGCCCGTCTTCAACTCGACGGCGCGCGCCGGATGGATGCGTCGATTATGGAGGGACGGGGGTTGCGAGCCGGCGCCGTCGCCTCGATGGAAGGCGTCGTGCATCCGATCACCGCCGCCCGCCTGGTCATGGAAGAAACGGATCACGTGTTGCTTGTGGGACCGATGGCGACGAGGTTTGCGAAACATTTCAAGCTGGAGCGTCGGCGGAGTCCCGCGCCGAAGCAGGTGCCATACGACAGGATGCTCAGGCGGGCGCGGCTTGCGCGCCAGCGCCACGGCACCGTCGGCGCCGTGGCGCTGGACCGTTGTGGGACAGTAGCGGCCGGCGCTTCCACCGGAGGGATCGCCCGTATGTTGCCGGGGCGGGTGGGCGATACGCCGTTGATCGGTTGCGGAGTCTATGCCGACAACCATGCCGGAGCCGTGTCGATGACGGGTATCGGGGAAGGGATCATCCGGCTGGTCGCGGCCAAAACGATCTGCGACCGATTGGAAAAGGGAGAAACACCGGCTTCAGCGGCGCGGCATGTACTCAAGATGTTGGTGGCAAGAATTCAGGGCTCGGCCGGGACGTTGGTGTTGGCGCCTGACGGCCGGTTCACGATCACGCACGTGACGCCTCACATGGCGGCCGGGTGGTGGAATGGAAAAGGGAAACCGATCGTTGGAGACTGTTTTCGGTAG
- the mtgA gene encoding monofunctional biosynthetic peptidoglycan transglycosylase: MPKSTRRRFVARLLAWSLLIVGVPSGCLALIWLITLPDVSELARANPSSTALMERRLAELPPQKRPLSRQWVWVPLERISPHLQRAVIAAEDASFFAHEGFDWEGIRDAALHNIEAGEMKRGGSTITQQLAKNLYLSSERSLLRKMREALITRLLERRLTKRRILEIYLNVAEWGRGVYGAEAAARHHFGKSAAELTEDEAAWLAAMLPSPRRYDPLRKTAALTQRQQRILRDIRHVSVPPPPRGKLDRP; the protein is encoded by the coding sequence ATGCCTAAGTCAACTCGCCGCCGGTTTGTCGCCCGCCTTCTCGCTTGGAGCCTGCTGATCGTCGGCGTTCCCAGCGGATGCCTGGCGCTTATTTGGTTGATCACGTTGCCGGACGTGTCCGAACTGGCCCGCGCCAATCCGTCATCGACCGCGCTGATGGAACGGCGCCTGGCGGAGCTCCCCCCACAAAAACGTCCGCTTTCGAGACAATGGGTTTGGGTTCCTCTTGAGCGCATCTCCCCGCACCTTCAACGCGCGGTGATCGCCGCCGAGGACGCGTCGTTCTTTGCGCACGAAGGATTCGATTGGGAAGGCATTCGAGACGCCGCGCTTCATAATATCGAAGCCGGGGAAATGAAACGAGGCGGGAGCACCATCACCCAACAACTCGCCAAAAACCTGTACCTCTCGTCCGAGCGGTCTCTGTTGCGAAAGATGCGGGAAGCCTTGATCACGCGCCTGCTCGAACGGCGCTTGACCAAGAGACGAATCCTGGAGATCTACTTGAACGTGGCCGAATGGGGACGAGGCGTCTATGGAGCGGAAGCGGCGGCCCGCCATCATTTCGGTAAATCCGCCGCCGAGCTCACCGAGGACGAGGCGGCCTGGCTGGCGGCAATGCTCCCCTCCCCTCGACGGTACGATCCCCTCAGAAAGACCGCCGCCCTGACGCAACGGCAACAGCGCATTCTCAGAGACATCCGGCACGTATCCGTGCCTCCTCCGCCTCGCGGAAAGCTGGATCGGCCGTGA
- the yihA gene encoding ribosome biogenesis GTP-binding protein YihA/YsxC gives MKILAAEFIKSCVDPEQFPAEDHPEIAFVGRSNVGKSSLINSLLNRRELAKVSRTPGKTRAVNVFGVSTSDPDLARFYLVDLPGYGFAKVSRSVRVQWGPLIETYLTKRASLRGVVLLVESRVVTDQDRQTLLWLRSIGRPPLVVATKADKLKPAERVRALREIQMELGLIDGEAVIPYSSMTGDGRNRVWGKLRDMVRI, from the coding sequence ATGAAAATTCTCGCGGCTGAGTTTATCAAAAGTTGCGTCGATCCCGAACAGTTTCCGGCCGAGGATCATCCCGAGATCGCCTTTGTGGGGCGATCGAACGTGGGCAAGTCTTCCTTGATCAATTCGCTGCTGAATCGCCGGGAGCTGGCGAAGGTGAGCCGCACTCCCGGCAAAACGCGAGCGGTGAATGTGTTTGGGGTCTCGACGTCCGATCCCGATCTCGCGCGGTTTTATCTGGTGGATCTGCCGGGATATGGATTCGCCAAGGTCTCACGGTCGGTTCGGGTCCAGTGGGGGCCGTTGATCGAAACCTATCTGACTAAGCGGGCTTCACTGAGAGGCGTCGTCTTGCTGGTGGAAAGCCGCGTCGTCACCGATCAGGATCGCCAGACCCTTCTTTGGCTCCGTTCGATCGGGCGACCCCCGCTCGTCGTGGCGACCAAGGCCGATAAACTCAAGCCGGCCGAGCGGGTGCGCGCGCTTCGCGAAATTCAGATGGAGTTGGGATTGATCGACGGAGAGGCGGTCATCCCCTACTCGTCGATGACGGGGGACGGGAGAAATCGGGTATGGGGAAAGCTGCGCGACATGGTCAGAATTTGA
- a CDS encoding peptidylprolyl isomerase yields MPAICKKQDGTVFAAMTWLAFGLSWLAPTFASAYLEDRIVAVVNSDLIMLSDVKRECEPQLQQIKRQHRGEDLAQRVKTAESMALTKLIEQRLQLQEAKAKGIDVSDMELAQAAEQLKLQGSTVDLADPRQRRSLREQMLLMRVVDREVRGAVMVGESEMKRYYQEHRDRFAVPEEYLLSQILVRSRSADDVPDALAKIRKAMDELKRGERFEDVALRYSEGPNALEGGKLGLVRQGELLPAIDQAIAPLVPGAVTDIIETVQGFHILRVDEKKPRQYRPFEEVKREIQGLIFEQKAEERFQSWLAGLKNKAYIEIKF; encoded by the coding sequence ATGCCGGCCATTTGCAAGAAACAAGACGGAACGGTCTTTGCCGCGATGACCTGGTTGGCGTTCGGCCTCTCCTGGCTCGCCCCGACCTTCGCCTCGGCGTATCTTGAGGACCGCATCGTCGCGGTCGTGAATTCCGATCTGATCATGTTGTCCGACGTGAAGCGCGAATGTGAACCGCAACTGCAACAGATCAAGCGACAGCACCGAGGAGAAGATCTCGCGCAACGGGTCAAGACGGCGGAATCCATGGCGCTCACGAAGCTGATCGAGCAAAGGTTGCAATTGCAGGAAGCCAAGGCCAAGGGCATCGACGTATCGGATATGGAACTTGCGCAGGCCGCCGAGCAGCTCAAGCTCCAGGGTTCGACGGTGGACCTTGCCGATCCCCGACAGCGGCGTTCTCTCCGCGAACAAATGCTGCTGATGCGAGTGGTGGACCGTGAAGTCCGGGGCGCCGTCATGGTCGGCGAGTCGGAAATGAAGCGATACTATCAGGAACACCGGGATCGCTTCGCCGTTCCCGAGGAGTACCTGCTGAGTCAGATCCTTGTCCGGTCCCGTTCGGCCGATGATGTCCCCGACGCCTTGGCGAAAATCCGCAAGGCCATGGATGAATTGAAGCGCGGCGAGCGGTTCGAGGACGTGGCGTTACGCTATTCGGAGGGGCCCAACGCCTTGGAGGGAGGAAAACTGGGGCTCGTACGGCAGGGCGAGCTCTTGCCGGCCATCGATCAGGCGATCGCGCCGCTTGTGCCGGGAGCCGTCACGGATATCATCGAGACCGTTCAGGGGTTTCACATTTTGCGCGTCGACGAGAAAAAGCCGCGGCAGTATCGCCCCTTTGAGGAGGTCAAGCGGGAAATTCAAGGATTGATCTTCGAGCAGAAGGCCGAAGAGAGATTCCAATCGTGGCTCGCGGGCTTGAAAAACAAGGCCTATATCGAAATCAAATTCTGA
- a CDS encoding peptidylprolyl isomerase encodes MNRIHPQSPTMPSRLYLDHRFRVPVAPLLVALLMAVDPFVHGCAVQPQEEEPVVALVNGRPITQREFERRWKELSDATRARYQKEGGMRRFLDDLVTRELLLQEARQRGLDQTDAVRDKVQRYKEQLLIDELLKDRLLSDVELSKAELDAYYQQHAHELLDPLKVQVSVMLLPNVYAAKDLESQINRGGSFAKFAQRYSIDEKTKAKGGDLGPYRKGLVPPEVDAVIHALKPGLISAPIKTEEGYYLVMTTPLEREVIEADLAIQERLRQELLADKRRKRFEEVIADIRAKATVRLGDVARPVSEETAPIP; translated from the coding sequence ATGAATCGAATTCATCCGCAGTCGCCGACGATGCCAAGCCGCCTCTATCTCGACCATCGCTTCCGCGTCCCCGTCGCCCCGCTCCTCGTCGCCCTTCTCATGGCCGTGGATCCGTTCGTTCACGGATGCGCCGTCCAGCCGCAGGAGGAAGAACCGGTCGTGGCGCTGGTGAACGGGCGCCCCATCACCCAAAGAGAATTTGAACGCCGGTGGAAGGAGCTCTCGGACGCGACCCGCGCCCGATACCAGAAAGAGGGCGGCATGCGGCGGTTTCTGGACGATCTCGTCACAAGGGAACTGCTCCTGCAGGAGGCGCGACAGCGGGGCCTCGACCAAACCGACGCCGTTCGGGATAAGGTTCAGCGGTACAAGGAACAACTGCTCATCGACGAACTGTTGAAGGACCGACTCTTGTCGGACGTCGAACTCTCGAAAGCCGAGCTGGACGCCTATTATCAACAGCACGCGCACGAGTTGCTCGACCCCTTGAAAGTCCAAGTGTCGGTGATGCTTCTGCCGAACGTGTACGCCGCCAAAGATCTTGAGAGCCAGATCAACCGCGGAGGCAGTTTTGCGAAGTTCGCCCAACGGTACTCCATCGATGAAAAAACGAAAGCCAAGGGCGGCGACCTCGGCCCCTATCGAAAGGGCCTGGTCCCTCCCGAAGTCGACGCCGTCATTCACGCCCTCAAACCGGGATTGATCAGCGCGCCGATCAAGACGGAGGAGGGCTACTACTTGGTCATGACCACGCCGCTTGAACGGGAAGTGATCGAGGCCGACCTGGCCATTCAAGAACGGCTCCGCCAGGAGCTGCTGGCCGACAAGCGCCGCAAGCGGTTTGAGGAAGTGATCGCCGACATTCGGGCCAAGGCGACCGTTCGTCTTGGGGACGTCGCTCGTCCCGTTTCTGAAGAAACGGCCCCGATACCGTAA
- the mfd gene encoding transcription-repair coupling factor, with protein MTGLHGSTPAFALSLLIQAQASPPDWPRPLVILTADEGSAERLFNDLSFSHALLGLPSDSLAWFPEWETLPYEGTAPHVGLIARRMTTLHKLCAGGPAVLVASVTAAMHRLVPRATFEPAVIRVKSGETYEREPMLAALLRLGYRRVSVVDIPGEFSVRGGIIDIFSTAHADPIRIELLGDQVESIRLFDASTQTSIKTIGEGLVLPAREFLRAVDDPEALSSIPPDAEWRSPEIYGRMDSLFQYLAGAPCLVLDQPESLRRACRAAWEKIEDGYLRHADRDASRPYPSPETLFLTWDEIQRATATWPTLAIEPLATPDGTWDFTCSFAGQTPAAAGLGIRGTPFSQTLTLLDRLRADHRVILVARSRGQVDRLLALFREHDLPADEWRPEIWSRRSEEKLPFQVMHGELSSGFLSGDLRLAVLTEEELFAKGARHKPQPKSKTATFLSSLDDLNVGDYVVHVQHGIAKYRGLKRLAVQDFESDYLTLEFAGGDTLYVPLDRLNQVQRYSGAESHVPRLNRLGGTTWAKTTARVKKDIEEMAHELVELYASRELVKRPSYETGGMLYHEFEAAFEYEETPDQRKVVEDIFRDMESTKPMDRLVCGDVGYGKTEVAMRAAFKAVEHGRQVAVLVPTTLLAHQHYETFAERFAPFPVRVALLSRFQSPQESKTVVADVASGAVDVVIGTHRLLQKHVTFRNLGLVIIDEEQWFGVKHKERLKQLRTQVDVLTLTATPIPRTLQMAMSGVRDLSVIETPPAGRLAIKTEVVRASDKIVRDAILRELGRGGQVYFVHNRVETMEQTGAWLRRLVPEARMVMAHGQMNAKPLEAVMLKFVKRDADVLIASAIIQSGLDVPNANTIIVNRADTFGLAQLYQLRGRVGRGGEQAFAYFLIPDEGTLTGDAQKRLIAIQQFTELGSGFRIAAADLEIRGAGNLLGKQQSGHIAAVGLDLYMQMVEQAVQRLKGRVVEEEPDSTLQLPVSAFIPEDFVTDPHQRLSLYKRLSACNQIGELALLHGEIQDRYGHPPEPVERLLEVMQLRIHAKRLRLTSIDVHGASAVLTFGPTAPAPESAIHRLMKRFQKRLRFVSPRSFEIRMPREDWPSVYVELNAALQSLSLCDTNSGEQAAPGP; from the coding sequence ATGACCGGCCTGCATGGATCCACGCCGGCCTTCGCCCTCAGCCTGTTGATTCAGGCCCAGGCCAGCCCCCCCGATTGGCCTCGCCCATTGGTGATCTTGACCGCCGATGAGGGATCGGCGGAACGGCTGTTCAACGACCTCTCGTTTTCCCACGCTCTTCTGGGTCTGCCGTCGGATAGCCTGGCCTGGTTCCCCGAGTGGGAAACCTTGCCGTACGAGGGTACGGCGCCCCACGTCGGACTGATCGCCCGCCGCATGACGACGCTCCACAAACTGTGCGCCGGCGGCCCCGCCGTGTTGGTCGCCTCCGTGACCGCCGCCATGCACCGCCTGGTGCCTCGCGCCACGTTCGAGCCGGCCGTCATTCGCGTCAAGTCAGGAGAGACGTATGAGCGAGAGCCGATGCTGGCCGCCCTCCTGCGTCTGGGGTACCGGCGCGTGTCGGTCGTGGACATTCCGGGCGAGTTCAGCGTTCGCGGCGGCATCATCGATATTTTTTCGACCGCCCACGCCGATCCGATCCGGATCGAATTGCTCGGCGATCAAGTCGAATCGATCCGCCTGTTCGACGCCTCGACACAGACCTCGATCAAAACGATCGGAGAGGGACTGGTGTTGCCGGCTCGGGAGTTCCTCCGCGCCGTCGATGACCCGGAGGCCTTGTCTTCCATCCCACCGGACGCGGAGTGGCGCAGCCCGGAGATCTACGGCCGGATGGATTCCTTGTTCCAATACCTGGCGGGAGCTCCCTGCTTGGTTCTCGATCAACCGGAATCGTTACGGCGGGCTTGCCGGGCGGCCTGGGAGAAGATCGAGGACGGCTATCTCCGGCACGCGGATCGCGACGCCTCGCGTCCCTACCCCTCGCCGGAGACGCTCTTCTTGACGTGGGACGAGATCCAGCGCGCCACGGCAACGTGGCCGACCCTGGCGATCGAGCCGCTGGCGACTCCGGACGGAACATGGGATTTCACCTGTTCCTTCGCCGGACAGACGCCGGCCGCCGCCGGATTGGGCATCAGAGGCACCCCTTTCAGTCAGACCCTCACCCTCTTGGATCGTCTCCGCGCGGACCATCGGGTCATTTTGGTGGCCAGAAGCCGGGGGCAAGTGGATCGGCTGCTGGCGCTCTTCCGAGAGCACGACTTGCCGGCGGACGAATGGCGGCCGGAGATCTGGTCCCGCCGGAGCGAGGAGAAGCTTCCGTTTCAGGTCATGCACGGCGAGTTGTCGTCCGGCTTTCTCTCCGGCGATCTGCGCCTGGCCGTTTTGACGGAAGAGGAGCTGTTCGCGAAAGGCGCCCGTCACAAGCCTCAGCCGAAAAGCAAAACGGCCACCTTTCTGTCGTCGTTGGACGATCTGAACGTCGGCGATTACGTGGTGCATGTCCAACACGGGATCGCCAAGTACCGGGGGCTCAAGCGCCTCGCCGTCCAAGACTTCGAAAGCGACTATCTGACGCTGGAGTTCGCCGGAGGCGACACCCTGTACGTTCCGCTCGACCGACTCAACCAAGTCCAACGGTACAGCGGAGCCGAGAGCCACGTTCCCCGTCTCAACCGCCTCGGCGGAACCACGTGGGCGAAGACGACGGCGCGGGTCAAAAAAGACATCGAGGAAATGGCCCACGAACTGGTGGAGCTGTACGCCAGCCGGGAATTGGTGAAGCGCCCCTCGTACGAAACGGGAGGCATGCTCTATCATGAATTCGAGGCCGCGTTCGAGTATGAAGAGACGCCGGATCAACGGAAAGTCGTCGAAGACATCTTCCGCGACATGGAATCGACGAAGCCGATGGACCGACTCGTCTGCGGCGACGTCGGGTACGGCAAAACGGAGGTGGCCATGCGCGCCGCCTTCAAGGCCGTGGAACACGGTCGTCAAGTGGCGGTGTTGGTGCCGACCACGCTGCTCGCCCATCAACATTACGAAACCTTCGCGGAGCGATTCGCCCCGTTTCCCGTTCGCGTCGCCCTGCTCTCCCGGTTTCAATCGCCCCAGGAGAGCAAGACCGTCGTCGCGGACGTCGCGTCCGGCGCCGTCGACGTCGTCATCGGCACCCATCGCCTGCTTCAGAAACACGTGACGTTCCGCAATCTCGGTCTCGTCATCATCGACGAAGAGCAATGGTTCGGCGTGAAACACAAGGAGCGATTGAAACAACTCCGCACGCAGGTGGACGTGTTGACGCTCACCGCCACGCCCATTCCCCGCACGCTGCAAATGGCCATGTCGGGCGTCCGAGACCTGTCCGTCATCGAAACGCCGCCGGCCGGCCGGCTGGCGATCAAGACGGAAGTCGTCCGCGCAAGCGACAAAATCGTGCGGGACGCGATTCTGCGCGAGCTGGGGCGAGGCGGGCAGGTGTACTTCGTCCACAACCGAGTCGAGACCATGGAACAAACCGGGGCCTGGCTGCGTCGACTGGTACCGGAAGCCCGCATGGTCATGGCGCACGGTCAAATGAACGCCAAGCCGCTGGAAGCGGTCATGCTCAAGTTCGTCAAGCGTGACGCGGACGTCCTGATCGCCTCGGCCATCATCCAATCGGGTCTCGACGTCCCCAACGCCAACACGATCATCGTCAACCGGGCCGACACGTTCGGTCTCGCGCAGTTGTACCAACTGCGCGGGCGAGTGGGCAGAGGCGGAGAACAAGCGTTCGCCTACTTTCTGATCCCCGATGAAGGAACTCTCACCGGCGACGCGCAAAAACGGCTGATCGCCATTCAACAATTCACCGAACTGGGCTCGGGATTCCGCATCGCCGCCGCCGATCTCGAAATCCGCGGAGCCGGCAACCTGCTGGGCAAACAACAATCCGGCCACATCGCGGCGGTCGGCCTGGACCTCTACATGCAAATGGTCGAACAGGCGGTGCAGCGGCTCAAAGGCCGCGTCGTCGAAGAGGAACCGGACTCGACGCTCCAGTTGCCCGTGTCGGCTTTTATTCCCGAGGATTTCGTGACCGACCCGCATCAGCGGTTGTCGCTTTACAAGCGCCTGAGCGCCTGCAACCAGATCGGCGAGCTGGCGTTGCTCCACGGGGAAATCCAAGACCGCTACGGCCATCCGCCGGAGCCGGTCGAACGGCTGCTGGAAGTCATGCAGCTCCGCATCCACGCCAAACGTCTCCGACTGACCTCGATCGACGTGCACGGCGCGTCGGCCGTTCTGACGTTCGGGCCGACCGCTCCCGCCCCCGAGAGCGCGATTCATCGCCTGATGAAGCGGTTCCAGAAGCGGCTGCGGTTCGTGAGCCCGCGGTCGTTCGAGATCCGGATGCCGCGGGAGGACTGGCCCTCCGTCTACGTGGAACTGAACGCAGCCTTGCAAAGCCTCAGCCTCTGTGATACCAACAGCGGGGAACAGGCCGCGCCCGGTCCATGA
- the rfaE2 gene encoding D-glycero-beta-D-manno-heptose 1-phosphate adenylyltransferase — protein MREKVLTVAQLTPILERARADRKRIVFTNGCFDLMHVGHVRYLQQAKTLGDLLVVGVNSDDSVRSLNKGPDRPVVPDVQRAEVLAALECVDYVVIFSEPDPRRVIADVQPDVLVKGGDWSIDRIVGREIVEAGGGIVKTIPLVPDVSTTALLRRIRSTAA, from the coding sequence ATGCGAGAGAAAGTCCTGACCGTCGCGCAATTGACCCCGATCCTTGAGCGGGCGCGCGCCGACCGGAAACGGATCGTCTTCACCAACGGCTGTTTCGATCTCATGCACGTCGGCCACGTCAGATATCTTCAACAGGCCAAAACGCTCGGCGACCTCCTGGTGGTGGGCGTCAACAGCGACGACTCGGTGCGGAGCCTGAACAAGGGACCGGATCGTCCCGTCGTCCCCGACGTTCAACGGGCTGAGGTTCTGGCGGCCCTGGAATGCGTGGATTACGTCGTGATCTTCTCCGAGCCCGACCCTCGACGGGTGATCGCCGACGTCCAGCCGGACGTGCTCGTGAAGGGGGGCGACTGGTCGATCGACAGGATCGTCGGCCGCGAGATCGTCGAGGCCGGAGGAGGGATCGTGAAGACCATTCCCCTGGTTCCCGACGTGTCCACGACCGCGCTGCTCCGTCGCATCCGGTCAACCGCCGCGTGA
- a CDS encoding DNA polymerase Y family protein, translated as MTMPPSRWPRQVLFADVDAMFASAAVIKDPSLAGKPIAVGGPPPRGIIAAASYAVRAFGVRSAMPTAKALQLCPDLILLPPDRPLYRRLHETMRAVTDRLFPLTEWSSIDEFYAETTELQSLHPDPVTLGRLVKDELFAATGLRCTIAIASGKTVAKIAADRHKPDGLIVVEPGAKPSFLAPCPLRALPGVGPKTESKMTRLGLTTIGDLLDARWDGPLRHLLGDGLTAVRDLARGIDQEPVVSDRESKSISRETTFDRDTRDRSLLERTLRGFLSVLAHDLRQDGAAAAACAVKLKDSRFTVTTKRRRFSRPLNYEPDMWPTVRQVFHDLIKPGTAYRLAGLALTDLAPAAPGLFDERRARAIQAMDSLIARYGSSVIGLGGVSPKE; from the coding sequence ATGACGATGCCTCCCTCGCGCTGGCCGCGCCAAGTCTTGTTCGCCGACGTGGACGCCATGTTTGCGTCCGCCGCCGTAATCAAGGACCCTTCTCTTGCCGGCAAACCGATCGCGGTCGGAGGACCGCCGCCGCGGGGAATCATTGCGGCGGCGAGCTACGCCGTGAGGGCCTTCGGCGTACGCTCCGCCATGCCCACGGCCAAAGCCCTTCAATTGTGTCCGGACCTCATCCTCCTCCCGCCGGATCGGCCGTTGTATCGACGATTGCATGAGACCATGCGGGCTGTGACCGATCGGCTGTTCCCCTTGACCGAATGGAGCAGCATCGACGAATTCTATGCCGAGACCACGGAGCTGCAATCGCTGCATCCCGATCCCGTGACATTGGGGCGGCTCGTGAAAGACGAACTCTTTGCCGCAACCGGCCTTCGTTGCACCATCGCGATCGCCTCCGGCAAGACCGTCGCCAAAATCGCCGCCGACCGCCATAAACCGGACGGACTTATCGTGGTCGAACCGGGGGCCAAACCGTCTTTTCTTGCTCCCTGTCCTCTGCGGGCCTTGCCCGGCGTCGGCCCCAAGACGGAATCAAAAATGACGAGGCTCGGGCTCACAACCATCGGCGACCTCCTGGACGCCCGTTGGGACGGTCCGCTCCGGCATCTGCTCGGCGACGGTCTGACCGCCGTCAGAGACCTGGCGCGAGGAATCGATCAAGAACCGGTCGTCTCCGATCGGGAATCAAAAAGCATCAGCCGTGAAACGACGTTTGATCGGGATACGCGCGATCGTTCATTGCTCGAACGGACGCTGCGCGGATTCCTGAGCGTGCTGGCCCACGACCTTCGGCAAGACGGAGCGGCCGCCGCCGCTTGCGCCGTGAAACTCAAGGACTCGCGGTTTACCGTCACCACCAAACGGCGACGGTTTTCCCGCCCGCTCAATTATGAGCCGGACATGTGGCCGACGGTGCGGCAAGTCTTCCACGATCTCATCAAGCCCGGCACGGCCTATCGCCTGGCCGGCCTCGCACTCACGGACCTCGCCCCCGCCGCGCCGGGGCTGTTCGATGAACGAAGAGCCAGAGCCATCCAAGCCATGGACTCGCTCATCGCCCGCTACGGCTCCTCCGTGATCGGCCTGGGAGGCGTGTCCCCAAAAGAATGA
- a CDS encoding SprT-like domain-containing protein, with translation MDVRPPSPSDSFSQDALQREWTRLNQRYFAGLLPPISIVWSRRLTSSVGLFAGRGGPRTRLPGPASSRREIRLSLPLFERLAARTRYMEQELLNTLAHEMIHQWQFDVLKRRPNHGLDFLRKMTEMNRSGEVAVTTYHSLQPEVLSLARFTWRCRTCGQIYHRQRNTINPRRHHCGLCRGALEELRTEDVARPSSIGSNRKPTSGLFDKPAGQLTLEFPSFGP, from the coding sequence ATGGACGTTCGGCCGCCTTCCCCATCTGATTCATTCTCTCAGGACGCGCTGCAACGGGAGTGGACTCGTCTGAATCAGCGTTACTTCGCAGGCCTGTTGCCGCCGATCTCCATCGTCTGGAGCCGACGCCTCACGTCCTCGGTCGGCCTGTTCGCCGGCCGCGGCGGCCCGCGAACACGGCTTCCGGGACCTGCTTCCAGCCGTCGGGAAATCCGTCTGTCCCTCCCCCTGTTTGAACGGCTGGCGGCCCGCACGCGATATATGGAACAGGAACTGCTCAACACCCTCGCCCACGAAATGATCCACCAATGGCAATTCGACGTGCTGAAACGACGACCGAATCACGGGTTGGATTTTTTGCGAAAAATGACCGAGATGAACCGCTCGGGCGAGGTGGCCGTCACCACCTATCATTCCCTTCAACCCGAAGTGCTGTCCTTGGCTCGATTCACGTGGCGCTGCCGAACGTGCGGCCAGATCTACCATCGACAGCGGAACACCATCAACCCGCGCCGCCATCACTGCGGCCTGTGCCGCGGCGCGCTCGAGGAATTGCGCACCGAAGACGTCGCGCGCCCTTCGTCCATCGGATCGAATAGGAAGCCGACATCCGGCCTCTTCGATAAACCGGCCGGACAATTGACGCTGGAATTTCCCTCCTTCGGTCCATAA